The genomic DNA ACCCGACTAAATCAATTAATGATACACACCATCTTTGGCACGTTTCCTGTTCTTCTCCATTGTCTCTTTTTGGTTTCACTCACACATTgcaaaaaataaccaaaacccaccaaaaaaaaaaatttcaaatcctcCCACGGCCAAATAAAACGAATTTTGCAAACCAATGCATTGGCCATAAATAAATCATATCTAGAAAACAAACTCAACGATACAAGAGTCCAAGACCCCAACGGATACAAATATCTCCGTTATacatacacacaaacacacatatcTATAGTAGTATAACGTGACGGACAACATTCATTTCcataaccatcaaacaacacaCACGTTGTAGATACaccgaaaacaaaaaagacagtGATTAAGTAAATATTGATTACCtctgatgatgttgttgttgttcgacGATAGTAATAGTGTTGTGACTACTCATTCTCTGTCTCTTAGCATTcccagaagaagatgattcctCCACGTTGCTCTTCTCCATCAACGCCTTCAAAGCCTCCTCTATCGTCCCTATACAATACTGTTCCTCCACTTCCTCCCCGGAGCTCTCTTCTCCGGTGACGAACAACACGTTCTTGACTCTTCCCCCTACGGTGGTTATCTCTGCCTGGAGCGTTTTGAGACGCATCGCTTTCAACGTTTTGATCATGTCAGGCAAAAGATCCGACCTGTCTTCACAACAAAGCGACGCTTTAATTACAAATCTGCCATCTCCGgtctcttcctcctccgtgAAAGCTACTGTTAACTCGTCGCTCTCCGTTGGGACAAGATTTGTCTCAGAGATCACTGATGTCTCTCTCTTCAACTCTTTCACATGTTGGATCACTTCGGCTAGTAACGACGCTTTATCCGTCtgcattaaaaagaaaaaaaacatatttgtataGTTTCGAGGAGGAAAAAATTATGTGGTCGAAGAAGTTATGATTTGGTCCGGCAATAAggctttttattctttttaagcTGCGccgtttgtttctctttattaCATCAATTAACCAAACGACGACATAGACGTTNNNNNNNNNNNNNNNNNNNNNNNNNNNNNNNNNNNNNNNNNNNNNNNNNNNNNNNNNNNNNNNNNNNNNNNNNNNNNNNNNNNNNNNNNNNNNNNNNNNNNNNNNNNNNNNNNNNNNNNNNNNNNNNNNNNNNNNNNNNNNNNNNNNNNNNNNNNNNNNNNNNNNNNNNNNNNNNNNNNNNNNNNNNNNNNNNNNNNNNNNNNNNNNNNNNNNNNNNNNNNNNNNNNNNNNNNNNNNNNNNNNNNNNNNNNNNNNNNNNNNNNNNNNNNNNNNNNNNNNNNNNNNNNNNNNNNNNNNNNNNNNNNNNNNNNNNNNNNNNNNNNNNNNNNNNNNNNNNNNNNNNNNNNNNNNNNNNNNNNNNNNNNNNNNNNNNNNNNNNNNNNNNNNNNNNNNNNNNNNNNNNNNNNNNNNNNNNNNNNNNNNNNNNNNNNNNNNNNNNNNNNNNNNNNNNNNNNNNNNNNNNNNNNNNNNNNNNNNNNNNNNNNNNNNNNNNNNNNNNNNNNNNNNNNNNNNNNNNNNNNNNNNNNNNNNNNNNNNNNNNNNNNNNNNNNNNNNNNNNNNNNNaaaaaaaaaaaaaaaaagacaaaatgtGACATGAACTTTCATGTCGCAGCTACTATGTTTGTCCACTTCAGCTCTACATTGTTTTTTAGTAatagtcttttctttttaaaaaaaaatttaacaacatcCGTTTTGAATCTTAACGTTGTGTGatgatgaatgttttttttatgtataaagaAATTAGACTTACTTTGGTGGTGTTGGGTAATATGCTACGGAGCTTAGCGAGATGATTATTGattctctctcttcgtcttctctcagCTTCACTATGACTCTTTGAAGCAGCTAAAGCTTTAGCGTCCATGATCTCTTGTGCTGTCATCTTCCCTAACTCAGCTTGTAACCCAAAAGGACCCGAACCGGCTTGCACCACCGGACCTAAAGCCTCGGACAAGATCCGAAGCTgttcatgatgatgatgtgttTCTGACGTGGCTCCACCAAAACCCTCGTACCCGAACTGTAATCCCTGCCCGTGATGAACTTGATTTCTGTTGAAGAAACTTCCGTAGAAAGGTGCTGGAGTAGACGAAGGAGGAGGAAACTGATCGAACGGTGGTTGGATCGAAGTTGGTGGAGGGAGAGACCATATTGGGGAGACGGAATCTTGAGAGAAGATAGTGAAACCGGATCCAACGTTACCGGATGCTCCAAAGGTTTCGGATTGAGAGGGatcgtgatgatgatgatgatgagagatgAGTTGGTGAAAGAAGAGGTCGTTTTGGTAATTTTGTATGTTGTTCATGGCTCTAgaactgtcttctt from Camelina sativa cultivar DH55 chromosome 7, Cs, whole genome shotgun sequence includes the following:
- the LOC104701518 gene encoding transcription factor bHLH30 codes for the protein MCAKKEEEEEDSSRAMNNIQNYQNDLFFHQLISHHHHHHDPSQSETFGASGNVGSGFTIFSQDSVSPIWSLPPPTSIQPPFDQFPPPSSTPAPFYGSFFNRNQVHHGQGLQFGYEGFGGATSETHHHHEQLRILSEALGPVVQAGSGPFGLQAELGKMTAQEIMDAKALAASKSHSEAERRRRERINNHLAKLRSILPNTTKTDKASLLAEVIQHVKELKRETSVISETNLVPTESDELTVAFTEEEETGDGRFVIKASLCCEDRSDLLPDMIKTLKAMRLKTLQAEITTVGGRVKNVLFVTGEESSGEEVEEQYCIGTIEEALKALMEKSNVEESSSSGNAKRQRMSSHNTITIVEQQQHHQR